The following coding sequences are from one Methanomicrobiales archaeon HGW-Methanomicrobiales-1 window:
- a CDS encoding V-type ATP synthase subunit E codes for MGLEAVVEEIRAKGRSEAEKIRSESQAESDQIVAAATKRSEAIKLTAEEEVKKQAEHLVSQDVSAANLLVKREILNAQKALLDQVYEATRKDIAALPESFHREAIKKLLTEAKKEIPSGKIYCNARDVAITKAIIAEHAEFSKFTVGEPVGIDGGILVEGEGGALQIDYSYRTFLAKVWESGLKDASDILFG; via the coding sequence ATGGGACTGGAAGCAGTAGTCGAAGAAATCAGGGCAAAAGGCAGATCCGAAGCGGAGAAGATCCGGTCAGAGTCACAGGCTGAGTCTGACCAGATCGTAGCTGCCGCAACCAAGCGGTCCGAAGCGATCAAGCTTACAGCAGAAGAGGAAGTCAAAAAGCAGGCAGAACACCTGGTAAGCCAGGATGTATCTGCTGCAAACCTCCTTGTCAAGCGTGAGATTCTCAACGCCCAGAAGGCGCTTCTCGATCAGGTTTACGAAGCTACCCGCAAGGATATCGCAGCCCTCCCTGAAAGCTTCCATCGTGAAGCCATCAAGAAACTCCTCACCGAGGCAAAAAAGGAGATCCCCTCCGGAAAGATCTACTGCAATGCCCGCGATGTCGCCATCACAAAGGCAATTATCGCAGAGCATGCAGAGTTCTCGAAATTCACGGTCGGGGAACCTGTCGGAATCGACGGGGGTATCCTGGTTGAAGGTGAGGGGGGCGCGTTGCAGATTGATTACAGCTACCGCACATTCCTTGCGAAGGTTTGGGAATCCGGGTTGAAAGATGCTTCAGATATCCTGTTTGGATAA
- a CDS encoding V-type ATP synthase subunit F (produces ATP from ADP in the presence of a proton gradient across the membrane; the F subunit is part of the catalytic core of the ATP synthase complex): MEIAVIGNSEFILGFRLAGIRKTYAAENDGKLIEHITSVLQDGEVGILVLNSSDMEKVPRKLRERLENSVKPTVIAIGGEEEGGLSMRERIKRSVGVDLWK, encoded by the coding sequence ATGGAGATCGCAGTAATCGGTAACAGTGAGTTTATCCTCGGTTTCCGGCTGGCAGGGATACGCAAGACCTATGCAGCGGAGAACGACGGCAAGCTCATTGAGCATATCACCAGCGTGCTGCAGGACGGCGAGGTTGGAATCCTTGTCCTCAACAGCAGCGACATGGAGAAGGTTCCCCGAAAGCTTCGCGAGAGGCTGGAAAACTCCGTGAAGCCGACCGTAATCGCCATTGGTGGCGAAGAAGAAGGCGGACTCTCCATGCGGGAGAGAATCAAGAGATCGGTGGGTGTTGAT
- a CDS encoding ATPase → MIQAQQVGMKAIGAGLAVGLTGIGTGVAEMGIGAAAVGAIAENKDFFGLGLLFTVIPETIVIFGLVVGLLLLFL, encoded by the coding sequence ATGATCCAGGCACAGCAGGTTGGAATGAAGGCAATCGGCGCAGGACTCGCCGTTGGTCTTACCGGTATCGGTACCGGTGTCGCTGAGATGGGTATCGGAGCAGCAGCAGTCGGCGCAATCGCCGAGAACAAGGACTTCTTCGGTCTTGGTCTGCTCTTTACCGTTATCCCGGAAACCATCGTCATTTTCGGTCTCGTCGTCGGTCTCCTTCTGTTGTTCTTATAA
- the ahaC gene encoding ATP synthase A1 subunit C, with protein MGVNISAPYIYVCTRMRMRKAKLLPKEEYLRMLNMSVSEITRVIGETEYKQEIDELGTTFKGIDLIEVGLSWNLAKEYQKIQEITPGNLKQFTQVYLRRWDIQNVLTILRGKMQGEKPGKIKEILIPAGSLDKTVLDRMLTEESSDRIIEMLKGHRMYPVLAREYPAAKESGSFSHMENELYKHLYANIIGDAKGGVKGGASFLAYIQLEIDIKNVKTLFRLRADSIEEDSRDMFIPGGSLTLMNFTSLSNIKDQNEFVDMIRANIRNDTLHTLLDELKANKSAHDIEVQLTRVQLAQMEKMSKRNPFSIHPILVYLEKKKYEVFNLRALARGKESKLPSEKIVDYLVM; from the coding sequence ATGGGTGTGAATATATCAGCACCGTACATTTACGTGTGTACCAGGATGCGGATGAGGAAGGCAAAACTCCTCCCCAAGGAGGAGTACCTGCGGATGCTCAACATGAGCGTTTCTGAAATCACCCGTGTCATTGGAGAAACTGAATACAAACAGGAGATCGATGAGCTCGGAACCACCTTTAAGGGAATCGACTTAATCGAAGTCGGCCTTAGCTGGAATCTGGCAAAGGAATACCAGAAGATCCAGGAGATCACCCCCGGGAACTTAAAGCAGTTCACGCAGGTATACCTCCGCCGCTGGGATATCCAGAATGTCCTGACGATCCTCCGCGGTAAGATGCAGGGTGAAAAGCCCGGCAAGATCAAGGAGATTCTTATCCCTGCCGGCAGCCTTGATAAGACGGTGCTGGACCGGATGCTCACTGAAGAGAGTTCAGACAGGATCATCGAGATGCTAAAGGGTCACCGTATGTACCCGGTCCTTGCCCGTGAATATCCCGCGGCAAAGGAAAGTGGATCATTCTCCCACATGGAAAATGAGCTCTACAAGCACCTCTATGCCAATATTATCGGGGATGCCAAAGGCGGTGTAAAAGGCGGGGCTTCGTTCCTTGCCTACATCCAGCTGGAGATAGACATCAAGAATGTCAAGACCCTCTTCCGGCTTCGTGCGGATAGCATTGAGGAGGATTCCCGTGACATGTTTATCCCCGGTGGCAGTCTTACCCTCATGAACTTTACCAGCCTGAGTAACATTAAGGATCAGAATGAATTCGTCGATATGATCAGGGCGAACATCAGGAATGATACCCTGCATACGCTCCTTGATGAACTGAAGGCAAACAAAAGCGCCCATGATATCGAGGTACAGCTCACCCGTGTGCAGCTGGCGCAGATGGAGAAGATGTCCAAAAGAAACCCGTTCTCCATTCACCCCATCCTCGTATATCTTGAGAAGAAGAAATACGAAGTCTTCAACCTGCGGGCGCTTGCACGGGGCAAGGAATCAAAACTCCCGTCGGAGAAGATTGTGGATTACCTGGTGATGTAA